Proteins from a genomic interval of Qipengyuania sp. JC766:
- a CDS encoding dienelactone hydrolase family protein: protein MTANTQISTLDQDGEFAAYVARPESKPRAAIVVIQEIFGINAGIRRKCDLLAEDGYLAVAPDLFWRLEPGIELDPDIEPEFQRALDLMGKFDQDMGVRDIEAAIEWARDDMEEGKVGAVGYCLGGRLAYMTAARTGSDATVGYYGVGIDELLREKDAIANPLMLHIPTEDGFVDKDTQKAMHEGLDDHPKVTLYDYEGLDHGFATEFGERRSEEAAQLADKRTAEFFAKHLG from the coding sequence ATGACCGCCAACACGCAGATTTCCACGCTCGACCAAGACGGCGAGTTCGCCGCCTATGTCGCTCGCCCCGAAAGCAAGCCGCGCGCGGCGATCGTCGTGATACAGGAGATCTTCGGCATCAACGCCGGCATCCGTCGCAAGTGCGACCTGCTGGCGGAAGACGGCTATCTCGCCGTCGCACCCGACCTGTTCTGGCGTCTCGAGCCGGGCATCGAGCTCGATCCGGACATCGAACCGGAATTCCAGCGCGCGCTCGACCTGATGGGCAAGTTCGACCAGGACATGGGCGTCCGCGATATCGAGGCCGCCATCGAATGGGCGCGCGACGACATGGAAGAGGGCAAGGTCGGCGCGGTCGGCTACTGCCTCGGCGGGCGGCTCGCCTACATGACCGCCGCACGGACCGGTTCGGATGCAACCGTCGGTTACTATGGCGTCGGCATCGACGAACTGCTGCGCGAAAAGGACGCGATCGCCAATCCGCTGATGCTGCATATCCCGACGGAGGACGGCTTCGTCGACAAGGACACGCAGAAAGCGATGCACGAAGGGCTGGACGACCACCCCAAGGTGACGCTGTACGATTACGAAGGGCTCGACCACGGCTTCGCGACCGAGTTCGGGGAGCGGCGCAGCGAGGAAGCGGCGCAGCTGGCGGACAAGCGCACGGCCGAGTTCTTCGCAAAGCATCTGGGCTGA
- a CDS encoding DUF6489 family protein, which yields MKVQVEIDCTPEEARAFMGLPDVGKANDVYMDAVTNAMKGAANPEQMQQFARQLAPMGQVGFKLFQTFLDAATGPATGDKPARSKD from the coding sequence ATGAAGGTCCAAGTGGAAATCGATTGCACGCCCGAAGAGGCGCGCGCCTTCATGGGTCTGCCGGACGTTGGCAAGGCGAACGACGTCTACATGGATGCCGTGACCAATGCGATGAAGGGGGCGGCCAACCCCGAACAGATGCAGCAGTTCGCGCGCCAGCTCGCCCCCATGGGGCAGGTGGGCTTCAAGCTGTTCCAGACCTTCCTGGATGCGGCGACCGGACCTGCCACCGGGGACAAGCCGGCCAGGTCGAAGGACTGA
- the mnmE gene encoding tRNA uridine-5-carboxymethylaminomethyl(34) synthesis GTPase MnmE, translating to MDTIFALSSGSPPAAIAVMRITGPDAGSAVKALAGSLPQPRHASLRTLAGADGQVLDRALVLWFPGPASATGEDCAELHLHGGRAVVTVVEQALATLPGLRKAEPGEFTRRAFANGRLDLAEAEGLADLLEAETELQHRAAMSAVGGVISRKVHGWRERALTLSATVESILDFSDEDDVSELPQSFREDVSALAGEIAAELDAPRAERMRDGYRVVLAGPPNAGKSSLFNALIGEDVAIALASPGTTRDVLERPVSIRGVPVVFSDTAGLRDDVADEAEGIGISKARDQLAKADLVLWLGPEGEGPTGAWEVEPKADLPDTPRKSAADVVVSARTGRGVEDLLLRIAEQAGSSLVPAQGRNAWNERQRAHLVVARGALERAEDGSDLLLVAENLRECLSACDAILGLKSTEAMLDHLFGRFCIGK from the coding sequence ATGGACACGATCTTCGCCCTGTCGAGCGGCAGCCCCCCGGCCGCGATCGCCGTCATGCGCATTACGGGGCCTGACGCCGGCTCCGCCGTGAAAGCGCTCGCCGGCAGTCTGCCGCAGCCGCGCCACGCATCGCTCAGGACGCTGGCGGGAGCGGACGGTCAGGTCCTCGACCGCGCGCTGGTCCTGTGGTTTCCCGGTCCGGCCTCGGCAACGGGTGAGGATTGCGCGGAGCTGCATTTGCACGGGGGTAGGGCGGTCGTAACCGTCGTGGAACAGGCGCTCGCGACACTACCGGGCCTTCGGAAGGCGGAGCCAGGGGAATTCACCCGCCGCGCGTTCGCCAACGGCCGGCTGGACTTGGCCGAAGCGGAAGGGCTGGCCGACCTGCTCGAAGCGGAAACCGAATTGCAGCACCGCGCGGCGATGTCGGCGGTCGGCGGGGTCATCTCCCGGAAGGTCCACGGCTGGCGCGAACGGGCGTTGACCCTGTCCGCAACAGTCGAAAGCATCCTCGACTTTTCGGACGAGGACGATGTGAGCGAGCTGCCGCAATCCTTCCGCGAAGATGTGTCGGCTCTTGCGGGCGAAATAGCGGCAGAACTGGACGCGCCGAGGGCGGAGCGTATGCGCGACGGTTACCGCGTGGTCCTCGCCGGCCCGCCAAATGCCGGAAAGTCCAGCCTCTTCAATGCTTTGATAGGCGAAGACGTCGCTATCGCACTGGCGAGCCCGGGCACTACAAGGGACGTCCTGGAGCGACCGGTCAGTATCCGCGGCGTACCGGTGGTCTTCTCCGACACGGCGGGCCTGCGCGACGACGTGGCCGACGAGGCGGAAGGCATCGGCATTTCCAAGGCGCGCGATCAACTGGCCAAGGCGGATCTTGTTCTGTGGCTCGGTCCGGAAGGCGAGGGTCCGACGGGCGCATGGGAGGTAGAGCCGAAGGCCGATCTCCCCGATACGCCGCGAAAGTCGGCCGCGGATGTCGTCGTGTCGGCCAGGACCGGACGGGGCGTCGAGGATCTTCTCCTTCGGATCGCCGAGCAAGCCGGAAGCTCGCTCGTCCCGGCACAGGGACGTAATGCGTGGAACGAAAGACAACGCGCGCATCTCGTTGTGGCGCGGGGTGCGCTGGAGCGAGCGGAGGACGGTAGCGACCTTCTGCTGGTTGCCGAGAACCTGCGCGAGTGTCTTTCGGCATGCGACGCGATCCTCGGGCTCAAGTCTACCGAGGCGATGCTGGACCATCTGTTCGGGCGGTTCTGCATCGGCAAGTAG